AGCGCGCATATTCATTGAAGAGCGACTGGCTCAACACGATCATGTGCACATGCTGCTCATGCGCCGCCTGTTGCCGCTGGGCCTTCAACAGGCTCATCAACCAGTCGAATGCCCATCCCAGCGCGTCCACTTTGTCAACGAACTTGGCGAGGTGCACCTTGGGCTCGCCATTGAGCTTGAGCACCGATCGGGTCAATGCCCGGGCCCGCGCCGCCAGGTCAGGCAATTCAAAGGCCGAGATGATGCTGGCTGCGGCGTCTTGCGGCGTCTTGCCTTTTTGCTGTGCGAGTGCCGCAGCCAGGTCATGAAAGCGTTTGACGATCTGGGGGTGTTGCAGGGCCTGTTCGGGGCTGTCCCAAGTCGCCCAGGCTTCGTCCCATTGCGCCGCGTTGGGCACGCTGTTCAACAAGGTTCCTGCATGGGCTGCCAGCGTGAGTTCGGTGCGCTGTGCCAGGGCCTTTTTCAGCCACTCCACCAGGTTGTGGTAGCCGACTTCGCGCAGCATCACATCAAACGAGCCTGCCACCTCGCGCTCGCCCAAAGGTCGAGCGGCATCTTGGTCCACGCGTTTTAGAAATCGTGCCCACAAGTCATCCCAGATGTCTTCATGAGACTCCAACAGGGCCAACTCGGGTGGCAAGCCCAGCTCCGTCAGCACGGCCAGTGGCGCGGCCTTCACCAACTGGGCGAACCAGCCGTGTATGGTCTGAACGCCCACACCGCGCCCACCTTCCAGGCGCCTGGTTTGCAGTGTCTGCAGAACCTTCTGAACGTGGGTGATGTCGGGCGATGTCACGCCACGAATGAACAATTCGTGTCGCAGTTTGTCCGGCGATGCCGACACCAGTTCGTCCAGCCACAAGGCCAGACGCTCGCGCATTTCGCCGGCGGCCTTGCGCGTGAAGGTGATGGCCAGAACCTGCTCGGGGGGGGTGCCCTCCAGAAGTGCCCTCAAGATGCGCGACACCAGCATCCAGGTTTTGCCCGCACCAGCACAGGCTTCGACCACCACGCTGCGCGCGGGATCACAGGCCAGTTCGTAAAAGCTGGCGGGAGGCACTTGTCGGCCATTGATCCAGTAGGCGGCATGGCTCATGCAGGTGTCCAATCGTCTTTGCGGCAAAGGCCCCGCGCCTGGCAGTACTCGCACGCCTCCCCCTCGCCCAGCGCAGGCATGCCGTGCCCACTCATCAAGGCCGTCCAGTCTTGCGCCAAACCCTGGAGGAAACGCTCCGTGTGCGACTCGATGTCCTTGTGCGCCAGCATGGTGGCTTTCATGTCGCCCGATTCGGCCTGGGTGCCCGTGTCTTTGCCCAAATGCAGGTAAGCGGTCTCGACCTGCGCATCAGGGGCGGCCAGTACGGCATAAAACAGCAGTTGTGTGTCTTCCAGCGGCGCTTTCAGCCGCTTGCTCAGCTTGTCTTTGTTGCCAGACTTGTAGTCGATCACCAGCTTGTGAGGTTCATGGTCAGCCTGGCTGCGCACATCCACGCGGTCCAGCCGCCCTTCCAGGCACACCAAGGCGCCCGACTCCAGCGAAAGGTTCAACCGGGCGTCGAACTCCATGTGCTGCACGCGCCAGCCCTGTTGCTCATGCGCCAAGCACCAATCGACATAGGCCTCGGCCAGGCGCGGCAATTGGGCCTGGTAGGGCCTGAAATAGGGCCGCGTGCTGTCCCTGTCCAGCCCATGCTCCCGGATCACCGCCTCTGCCGCCGACAACCAGGCGGCCACGTCCTGCGCTGGTGATCGCTGGACAAGGCATGCATTGCGCTCCTGATGGAATCGCTGCAAGACGGCATGGAGCAGCTCGCCATGATCGGCGCCATCCACCCCCTCTTCCAGCTCGTCTTGTTCCTGCAGGCCCAGCACTGAGCGGGCAAAGAATTGGTAAGGGCACTGACGCAGTGCTTCGTAGCGGGTGGCCGACACCTTCATCGGCAGCAAATCCTCATGCCCCAGCAGCGTGGGCGACGGCTGGGTCACTGGTCGGACCGGCACGCCGCGCTGCACCAAGGCAGACGAGGCGGTCGCCCAGTCTTGTCGCATCAGTTCACGCCAGCGTTGAATCCAGGGGCTGGCTGAAACATGCTCCCCCTCCTGGTCCTTGCGGTGCAGGCACACGACGCCAGCGTGCAGCATCGCCAGCGAGAAAGCATCCCATTGGGCGGCTTGTTGCTCGGCCTGTCCGCTCAGTGCCAATCGGGTTCGCTGGGCCTGGGACAACCACCCCGTCGATGGGGATGCAGCGCCCAACTGCCGTTCATCGGCGCCCGGAATCACGATGGCCGAGAACGGACGCAGCGCCGCCCGCGCCAGGGTCGTGACGACCACCTCGGGTGGCTGCCCCGGTGGCGGCGCTGGTCGAAACACCACCGCCTCCATCACATCCTGCATCCATCGCAGGAATCCACCGCCGTCCAGCATGGTTCGCTGGCACAGCCCGCCCCAGCCTGGGCCGGCGTCGACACCTGCCCCCGGCAAGCGCAAGCATTCGCAGGCCAGCAAGCCAGCCGGATCGTTCACCAACCCATCCCATGCGCCCGTGGAAACCAACGAGGCCTCCAGGGCACTCAGCCATGCGGACAAGGGCAGACGCCCGCCCGACCACGCGTCGCGCAAGGGTGCCAATTGCGTGTGGGCCTCTTGCAGCGTGGTCCACGCACCAGGCGTCAGATGATCAGGCGCAGGGTCGTTCAACACCAGCCACAGCCGTGGGACGGACTGCCGTCGACACCAACGCTCAAGCTCGGCCAGCGGCGATGGCTCTTGCGTGTCGTGCATCCACCGGGTCCACGCCGATTTGAGCCAGTCCAGCACATCATCCGAGCTGGCATGCGTCGGGGCTGCGCGTACAAAACGCGTCAGCGCGGCAGCCGCCCGTGTGGTCGACAGCTTCCAGCCGGTCTCGTCAGCCACAGACACACCGTGCTCGTCCAGCATCGCCCTCATGCGTCTGATCACACTGCGGTCCAAGGCCAGCAGCGCCACAGGCGGTTGAGGCAAACGAGCCGCCGCCGCACCCGCTTGTCTGGCGATCGCGACGTGCTTCATGACCTGTGCGGTGGCCTG
This genomic window from Aquabacterium sp. A3 contains:
- a CDS encoding PD-(D/E)XK nuclease family protein, whose amino-acid sequence is MSLIEENSEPDRSPGWGGAVPTGLTPMLWAWPRGVDARQQWQAWAHDADAWLKAQGRDVRDAIVVVPVGALLPLVRQAWADAVGGWMPQIDTIAGLMEQHAWRYTPAPAGAWGPAMTLDVVMDRLAVKASLRAVPWLDAWVRPSPAALDFAVDQVVQAGHAWWRRLQTSAPSERARLIGCWQEEFPPPTWTPVPETDTPGQHERWLLAWALQWALGNASAGFPSDALFTLQPSAWLAVSAGTSVLPGSEGALTLSVLGHAQSGAGAGHGAAPAVAWWAAHAVANTDADAPVLLATQGLEDEARQATAQVMKHVAIARQAGAAAARLPQPPVALLALDRSVIRRMRAMLDEHGVSVADETGWKLSTTRAAAALTRFVRAAPTHASSDDVLDWLKSAWTRWMHDTQEPSPLAELERWCRRQSVPRLWLVLNDPAPDHLTPGAWTTLQEAHTQLAPLRDAWSGGRLPLSAWLSALEASLVSTGAWDGLVNDPAGLLACECLRLPGAGVDAGPGWGGLCQRTMLDGGGFLRWMQDVMEAVVFRPAPPPGQPPEVVVTTLARAALRPFSAIVIPGADERQLGAASPSTGWLSQAQRTRLALSGQAEQQAAQWDAFSLAMLHAGVVCLHRKDQEGEHVSASPWIQRWRELMRQDWATASSALVQRGVPVRPVTQPSPTLLGHEDLLPMKVSATRYEALRQCPYQFFARSVLGLQEQDELEEGVDGADHGELLHAVLQRFHQERNACLVQRSPAQDVAAWLSAAEAVIREHGLDRDSTRPYFRPYQAQLPRLAEAYVDWCLAHEQQGWRVQHMEFDARLNLSLESGALVCLEGRLDRVDVRSQADHEPHKLVIDYKSGNKDKLSKRLKAPLEDTQLLFYAVLAAPDAQVETAYLHLGKDTGTQAESGDMKATMLAHKDIESHTERFLQGLAQDWTALMSGHGMPALGEGEACEYCQARGLCRKDDWTPA